One Cyanobacteria bacterium FACHB-DQ100 DNA segment encodes these proteins:
- a CDS encoding anti-sigma factor codes for MSWSMASEHLQLLIAGYVLGDLDSNEAAEFEQLLIDHPAIAEEVNRMQKALDLSSGSPEVNPPAHLRSAILAAQERPLAAPEAANRPVRRSLRWSQVLNVAAAVLIVALGISNYQLRQALQTSQTETERLATLVYSLQATKAGNAASATVAIDPNRLEAVLTVRNLPPLPPGQVYALWTVVKQDAPVTTDSKSAILTDVFTVDAEGKMSQSIAVPTVFRSANLVSTVAVTIEDATAPQKHEGKPVMMAKVQN; via the coding sequence ATGAGTTGGTCGATGGCTTCAGAACACTTACAACTATTGATTGCAGGGTATGTCTTGGGCGATCTCGACTCCAATGAGGCAGCGGAATTCGAGCAGCTTTTGATTGATCATCCTGCGATCGCTGAAGAAGTCAACCGGATGCAGAAAGCGCTAGACCTGTCTTCGGGTTCTCCTGAAGTCAATCCCCCGGCGCATCTTCGTTCAGCCATCTTAGCGGCTCAGGAGCGACCTTTAGCGGCTCCAGAAGCAGCGAATAGACCCGTTCGTCGATCGCTGCGGTGGAGCCAAGTGCTGAATGTTGCGGCGGCGGTTCTGATTGTGGCATTGGGCATCAGTAACTATCAATTGCGGCAAGCACTACAAACATCGCAGACCGAAACTGAGCGATTGGCAACGCTGGTTTACTCGCTGCAAGCCACAAAAGCGGGAAACGCGGCTTCTGCAACGGTTGCGATCGATCCCAATCGTCTAGAAGCGGTGCTGACGGTGCGGAATTTGCCGCCGCTACCACCGGGGCAGGTTTATGCTTTGTGGACGGTGGTGAAGCAGGATGCTCCGGTGACGACGGATTCTAAGAGTGCAATCCTCACGGATGTGTTTACGGTTGATGCTGAGGGCAAAATGTCTCAGTCGATCGCGGTTCCAACAGTCTTTCGGTCTGCTAATTTAGTTTCTACTGTGGCGGTGACGATCGAGGATGCGACTGCACCGCAGAAACATGAAGGTAAGCCTGTGATGATGGCGAAAGTGCAGAATTAG
- a CDS encoding sigma-70 family RNA polymerase sigma factor produces MPEQFDDAEKSPPSQTDAELYQALRAGQKEALGTLYDRHAALVYGLALKALGNPQEAEDLTQDIFLNLAKSTTYDPRRGSLRTFLAVLTRSRSIDRVRSRSTSRSFLDRFRSSSTEMASESPLEQVFQTEQSQEVRAALAQLPESDRQILRLAYYDGLSQSEIAARLSLPLGTVKTKTRRSLLKLRQTLTDYLR; encoded by the coding sequence ATGCCTGAGCAGTTTGACGACGCAGAAAAATCTCCTCCGAGTCAGACAGATGCAGAGCTATATCAAGCATTACGAGCAGGGCAGAAAGAAGCACTCGGTACTCTTTACGATCGTCACGCTGCGCTGGTCTATGGCTTGGCTCTTAAAGCGTTGGGCAATCCACAGGAAGCTGAAGATTTAACTCAAGATATTTTTCTCAATCTCGCGAAATCCACGACCTATGATCCGCGCCGGGGTTCTCTCAGAACATTCTTAGCAGTTTTAACGCGATCGCGCTCGATTGATCGGGTGCGATCGCGCAGCACCTCTCGTTCTTTTCTCGATCGGTTTCGCTCTAGCAGCACCGAAATGGCTTCTGAATCTCCATTGGAGCAGGTGTTTCAAACGGAACAATCTCAAGAGGTGCGGGCTGCTCTTGCCCAACTTCCAGAAAGCGATCGGCAGATCTTACGTCTTGCTTATTACGATGGTCTTAGTCAGTCAGAAATTGCCGCACGATTAAGCCTGCCGCTTGGCACTGTGAAAACAAAAACTCGGCGGAGTCTCCTCAAGCTGCGTCAAACCCTTACCGATTACCTTAGATAA
- a CDS encoding CHRD domain-containing protein produces the protein MNKPKQLLRHLLFSTIACVIAVSISIFSQPVQSQGTAVFTTAQSFEVASEALHQAESALIAQGMMESTPLTRYVAVLTKDEVMPMASSSSAFGAAGAVLVGDRLIVRGDFSNLSSPLRDYATDPLNPPNPNITSGVHIHRGEPNANGPFQYALQVSPSESGLQGRLMGEYTLTPEQLQALANGKMYVDIHTKQNRGGELRGIFKPY, from the coding sequence ATGAACAAGCCCAAACAACTTCTTCGTCATCTTCTTTTCAGTACGATCGCCTGTGTGATTGCAGTCAGTATTTCGATCTTTTCCCAACCTGTTCAGAGTCAAGGGACTGCTGTATTCACGACCGCGCAGAGTTTTGAAGTTGCGTCAGAAGCATTACACCAAGCCGAGAGCGCTTTGATTGCTCAGGGCATGATGGAAAGCACCCCCCTAACCCGCTACGTTGCAGTTCTGACGAAAGATGAGGTGATGCCGATGGCTTCATCCAGCAGTGCTTTTGGTGCGGCAGGCGCAGTGCTTGTGGGCGATCGCCTAATTGTCCGGGGTGACTTTAGCAATCTATCGAGTCCGCTCCGCGATTACGCAACCGATCCGCTCAATCCGCCTAACCCCAACATCACGTCGGGTGTGCATATTCACCGGGGCGAACCGAATGCGAATGGCCCGTTCCAATATGCACTCCAGGTTAGTCCCAGCGAAAGTGGCTTGCAAGGTCGGCTTATGGGGGAATACACGCTGACTCCTGAACAGCTACAGGCTTTGGCGAATGGCAAAATGTACGTGGACATTCACACAAAGCAAAATCGCGGTGGCGAACTACGCGGCATCTTCAAGCCGTACTAA
- a CDS encoding DUF3445 domain-containing protein, with amino-acid sequence MSNQRIYLPFTGSDRTLSLGLQPLKVEDWIEMDDQLAPYLQRKTELLETNYTEVFASLPGTQLAQQEVLELLIDHLLRYFPEQYDRASETITVKATNQTWNIADFSQPLDLAGRLVQEDFCLMQPSDRGYSLAAASLCFPLRWRLLEKLGKPMMQIHHPVPNYPEQLGNPVDRLFDRLKVDCPVFRVNWSIVETPELYLGHQSHSNIAPVELSPSNLWIRVERQTLRRLEQSQWILFTIRTYRYPLTILKEQRDSAIGLRSIVQQLSPEMQLYKNLLPIRETLLTFLEAVQN; translated from the coding sequence ATGAGCAATCAGCGCATCTATCTACCATTTACAGGGAGCGATCGAACATTAAGTCTAGGATTGCAGCCGCTTAAGGTAGAAGATTGGATCGAGATGGATGATCAGCTTGCGCCTTACTTGCAGCGTAAGACAGAACTGTTAGAAACGAACTATACAGAAGTGTTTGCAAGTTTGCCAGGAACACAGTTGGCGCAGCAGGAAGTTTTGGAACTATTGATTGATCATCTATTACGCTACTTTCCAGAACAGTACGATCGCGCTTCAGAAACAATCACGGTCAAAGCAACCAATCAAACCTGGAACATTGCTGATTTTAGTCAACCTTTGGATCTTGCAGGGCGATTAGTTCAGGAGGATTTTTGTTTGATGCAGCCGAGCGATCGAGGTTACAGTCTTGCCGCAGCATCGTTGTGTTTTCCGTTGCGGTGGAGATTGTTAGAGAAGCTTGGAAAACCAATGATGCAGATTCATCATCCTGTACCGAACTATCCAGAGCAATTGGGGAATCCGGTTGATCGACTGTTCGATCGATTAAAGGTCGATTGTCCAGTGTTCCGAGTGAATTGGAGCATTGTTGAGACTCCAGAGTTGTATCTAGGTCATCAAAGTCATTCTAATATTGCACCTGTAGAACTATCACCAAGCAATCTTTGGATTCGAGTCGAGCGTCAAACATTGCGGCGATTAGAACAGTCACAGTGGATATTGTTCACAATTCGGACTTACCGTTATCCACTCACTATCTTGAAAGAGCAGCGTGATTCGGCGATCGGGTTGAGGTCGATCGTGCAGCAGCTTTCACCAGAGATGCAGCTTTATAAGAACTTACTGCCGATTCGAGAAACATTACTAACTTTTCTAGAAGCGGTGCAGAACTAG
- a CDS encoding Uma2 family endonuclease, whose amino-acid sequence MPYVLIAFGRPKGRRGAYRQWEEEDIPVQVVFDILSPSNTGEEMSSKFEFYQTYGVEEYYLYNPYRNDLTGWIRRGSALSEIQQINGWISPRLGIRFELTFQDFVIYRPDGDRFLSPVELKRLADQERQRVEQERQRADRLAEYLRSMRIDPDQIPD is encoded by the coding sequence ATTCCTTATGTGCTAATTGCATTCGGGCGACCAAAGGGAAGACGAGGAGCATACAGACAGTGGGAAGAGGAAGATATTCCAGTACAAGTTGTATTTGATATTCTTTCACCCAGCAATACAGGTGAGGAGATGTCGAGCAAGTTTGAGTTTTATCAAACCTACGGAGTCGAAGAATATTATCTCTATAATCCCTATCGTAACGACTTAACAGGCTGGATTCGTCGAGGCTCGGCTCTCAGCGAAATTCAACAAATCAATGGCTGGATTAGTCCACGCTTAGGCATTCGGTTTGAATTGACATTTCAAGATTTTGTGATTTATCGACCGGACGGCGATCGCTTTCTCAGCCCAGTTGAACTCAAACGGCTTGCAGATCAAGAACGCCAACGTGTCGAGCAAGAACGCCAACGCGCCGATCGACTGGCAGAATATCTGCGCTCAATGAGAATCGATCCCGATCAAATTCCCGACTGA
- the ilvA gene encoding threonine ammonia-lyase, biosynthetic translates to MRIQRSSSALTPMSGDYLERILNARVYDVAQETPLEFAPNLSARLNNRVLLKREDMQSVFSFKLRGAYNKMAQLPPEILAQGVIAASAGNHAQGVALGAKRLGSTAIIVMPVTTPQVKIDAVRSRGGEVVLHGDTYDDAYAHARQLEAEKGLTFVHPFDDPDVIAGQGTIGMEILRQYQQPIHAVFVAIGGGGLISGVAAYIKRLRPQTKIIGVEPVDADAMTRSLKAGYRIKLPNVGLFADGVAVREVGVETFRLCQQYVDEMILVDTDDTCAAIKDVFEDTRSILEPAGALSVAAIKAYVEREQITDQTLIGIACGANMNFDRLRFVAERAELGERREAIFAVTIPEERGSLRKFCDLLGRRNITEFNYRIADENIAHIFVGMQVSGRSDAAQMVSTFEANGFKTIDLTDDEFAKLHLRHMVGGRSPLAEHEVLYRFEFPERPGALIKFLTSMRPDWNISLFHYRNHGADYGRIVLGVQVPPDEMTDWQAFLDSISYRYWDENQNPAYKLFLA, encoded by the coding sequence ATGAGGATTCAGCGATCTTCCTCAGCGTTAACTCCTATGTCTGGTGACTACCTAGAGCGGATTCTCAATGCCCGTGTGTACGATGTGGCTCAGGAAACCCCCCTCGAATTTGCGCCCAACCTCTCGGCTCGACTCAATAACCGAGTGCTACTCAAACGCGAGGATATGCAATCGGTTTTCTCGTTCAAATTGCGCGGCGCTTACAACAAAATGGCGCAGCTACCCCCGGAAATTCTCGCTCAAGGGGTGATTGCGGCTTCGGCTGGAAATCATGCTCAAGGAGTCGCCCTTGGTGCAAAGCGACTGGGAAGCACCGCGATTATCGTCATGCCTGTGACAACCCCGCAAGTCAAAATCGATGCAGTCCGATCGCGGGGTGGCGAAGTTGTGCTGCACGGTGACACCTACGATGATGCTTATGCCCATGCCCGCCAGCTAGAAGCAGAAAAGGGATTAACGTTTGTCCATCCGTTTGATGATCCAGACGTAATCGCGGGACAAGGCACGATCGGTATGGAAATTCTACGGCAATATCAGCAACCGATTCATGCTGTATTTGTCGCGATCGGTGGTGGCGGTTTGATCTCCGGTGTAGCAGCCTACATCAAACGACTCCGCCCTCAGACGAAAATTATCGGAGTTGAGCCAGTCGATGCCGATGCGATGACGCGATCGCTCAAAGCCGGATATCGGATCAAATTACCGAATGTCGGTTTGTTTGCCGATGGTGTTGCTGTGCGAGAAGTCGGAGTCGAAACGTTTCGATTGTGCCAGCAGTATGTAGACGAAATGATTTTGGTCGATACCGATGACACCTGTGCGGCGATTAAAGATGTGTTTGAAGACACGCGATCGATCCTTGAACCTGCGGGAGCTTTGTCAGTTGCCGCGATCAAAGCCTATGTCGAACGCGAGCAAATCACCGATCAAACGCTGATCGGGATTGCCTGCGGTGCGAATATGAACTTCGATCGCCTCAGATTCGTAGCAGAACGCGCAGAACTCGGAGAACGCCGAGAAGCCATCTTTGCGGTCACGATTCCCGAAGAGCGCGGCAGTTTACGCAAATTCTGCGATCTACTCGGACGACGGAACATTACTGAATTCAACTACCGCATCGCTGATGAGAACATCGCTCATATCTTTGTGGGAATGCAAGTCTCTGGTCGATCGGATGCCGCACAAATGGTTTCAACCTTTGAAGCGAATGGATTTAAGACGATCGATCTCACCGATGACGAATTCGCCAAATTACATCTGCGGCACATGGTCGGCGGACGATCGCCCTTAGCTGAACACGAAGTCCTTTATCGATTTGAGTTTCCCGAACGTCCCGGAGCGCTGATCAAGTTTCTCACCTCAATGCGCCCTGATTGGAACATCAGCCTATTCCACTATCGCAATCACGGAGCTGATTATGGGCGCATTGTGTTAGGCGTGCAAGTTCCACCCGATGAAATGACCGATTGGCAGGCATTTCTTGACTCGATCAGCTACCGCTACTGGGACGAAAACCAAAATCCCGCCTACAAACTCTTTTTGGCATAA